Genomic DNA from Bacteroidales bacterium:
CTGGCAATAGCCCAAGGGTTGTGAATAAACATTTTAGATTCAATTCTTTCGCCATCTTGTGTAATTACATAGCCAAGGATTTGTTCAGAATATGCTTCTGGTGTGTACCAATCTTGTGCATTTACAGTTACAAAACTTAGTGCGAATAAGAGGGTAATAAATAATTTTTTCATAAAATTAATTTTTTGTGTAAATGAATTTTTTTATTGATTTGATAATATCTTTTGTGAAAAATAAGCGGCAAATATAAAAAAACCCGTAAATACAATATGTAAACAGAATGCTTATTTTAAGACAAACGAATCTAATTTGAATGCAAGAAATGCAAAACCTAATATGTCAATAACTTATTGTAAATCCTACAGAAAGTAGAACTAAATGAGAATATTTTTAACGCGACCTACTTCACCGGTTTCGAGCATTACTTTTATACCGTGATGATGATTTGGAGATTTGGTAAGGATTCTTTTCACAATACCTTCTGTTAATTCACCACTTCTTTGATGATGTTTTTGAACCACTTCTACTTCGCAACCCACTTCAATATTTTTTCTTATTCTACCGTCTTTATTTTCCATTGTTTTTAATATTTGACACAGCAATATTATACGCATAATTGATTTGAAGATATTTTATAGTGGAGATTAAATACTTTTAGGGTAGGGGGATAAAACAACAATAATTAGGCGAGAATTAAACTCGTAAAATATCGGTTGTAATTTCTTGTTTGATGAAAAAAATCAGACTTTATTTAAAAAGTTTCACTTTTACGGCTATAGGTCCTTTTTGACCCATTTCTACTTCAAAGCTAACAATATTATTTTCTTTAATTTCTTCAAGTAAATTATTTACGTGAACAAAAACACTCTCATGAGTTTCAGAATCTTTAATAAAACCAAAGCCTTTAGAATCGTTGAAAAAGGTTACAACACCTTTTCTAACTACATCCATTTCTGTTGCTGCATCGCGTTTAGGAATACCAATTTCGATATTCTCGGCCTTAATTACTTTTTTCTTTATGGTAGGATCGGGAGGCGTAGATGTTATCATTCCGTTCTCGTCAACATAAGCCATCATATCTTCTAAACTGCTTTTTTTCTCACCCTCTTTGCGAGCTAATCTTTTTGCAGCTTTTTCTTTTCTTTTTTTCTCTTTTTTGTTTCTTACTTCTTTCTTATTGAATGTTTCTTGTGATCTGCCCATAAATATTTTCCTGTTTTGGTGTAAAATTGTAGCTGCAAAGATAGCGTACTTTTTTGTAAGTTTGAAAAAACCATTTTTAAATAAAGATATAAATATGAATATTCGCTTTTTCTACCTCTTCCTTATTGTTGAGTGATTGTCTTGTTCGTCGGAGCAGCAAAGCAATTTAGACTTAGTTTTTATTAAAGATGGTATATTTTTAAATGTTCAGGATAAACAAATGAAAAATTACCGGAATTAAATAAACATGGGAAATAGAAGGGTTTTAATCGCTTTTTAATTTCTTATAGCGAATACGTTCCGGTCCTTTATCGCCTAATCGTTTTTTCTTATTTTCTTCGTATTCCGAATAGCTTCCTTCAAACCAATATACCTGCGAATTGCCTTCAAAAGCTAAAATATGAGTTGCTACTCTGTCTAAAAACCATCTGTCGTGAGAAATAATAACCGCACAACCTGCAAAATTTTCCAGTCCTTCTTCAAGAGCTCTTAGCGTATTAACATCAATATCATTAGTTGGCTCATCTAATAATAGCACATTAGCTTCTTGTTTTAAAGTAAGTGCCATATGCATTCTATTCCGCTCTCCTCCGGATAAAACGCCGGCTTTTTTACTCTGATCGGTTCCGCTAAAATTAAAACGCGAAACATATGCTCGGCTGTTCATCGATCTATTTCCTAATTGAATATTCTCGTTACCTTCGGATATTACTTCCCAAACAGATTTTTCCAAATCAATATCTTGATGATCCTGATCTACATAGGCTATTTTAACTGTTGGTCCTACATTAAATTCTCCTTTATCTACATTATCAATCCCCATTATTAAACGAAACAAA
This window encodes:
- a CDS encoding cold shock domain-containing protein; the protein is MGRSQETFNKKEVRNKKEKKRKEKAAKRLARKEGEKKSSLEDMMAYVDENGMITSTPPDPTIKKKVIKAENIEIGIPKRDAATEMDVVRKGVVTFFNDSKGFGFIKDSETHESVFVHVNNLLEEIKENNIVSFEVEMGQKGPIAVKVKLFK
- a CDS encoding YwbE family protein; amino-acid sequence: MENKDGRIRKNIEVGCEVEVVQKHHQRSGELTEGIVKRILTKSPNHHHGIKVMLETGEVGRVKNILI